In Candidatus Defluviilinea proxima, a single genomic region encodes these proteins:
- a CDS encoding 4-vinyl reductase: protein MSPVQNAGLYYPNKFGRIMIQSLEEVMGKNGLNAILNLAGLNHYIDSYPPDNLDKGFDFAELSAVGTALEEMYGPRGGRGLALRAGRATFAEGLKNFGALAGAADLAFVVLPLQSKLRIGLPAFAKIFSQLSDQHSTVEEKDTEFIWTIHKCPVCWARTNVDKPVCYVATGLLQESLKWVSGGNEFRVNESKCIAMGDAVCEFVIQKEPIS from the coding sequence ATGAGCCCTGTTCAAAACGCTGGTTTATATTATCCAAATAAATTCGGACGCATCATGATCCAATCCCTTGAAGAGGTAATGGGTAAGAATGGTTTGAATGCTATCCTTAATCTTGCTGGCTTGAATCATTATATTGATAGTTATCCCCCCGATAATTTGGATAAAGGCTTTGACTTTGCTGAACTTTCTGCTGTTGGAACTGCCCTCGAGGAAATGTATGGTCCGCGTGGTGGACGTGGTTTAGCTCTGCGCGCAGGACGTGCCACTTTTGCAGAAGGCTTGAAGAATTTCGGCGCTCTTGCTGGTGCGGCAGACTTGGCGTTTGTCGTTCTCCCGCTTCAGTCCAAGTTGCGAATTGGTCTGCCGGCCTTTGCCAAGATTTTTTCCCAATTAAGTGATCAGCACAGTACTGTTGAAGAAAAAGATACAGAGTTTATCTGGACCATCCATAAGTGTCCTGTTTGTTGGGCGAGAACAAATGTGGATAAGCCTGTATGTTATGTTGCGACAGGTTTGCTTCAGGAATCCCTCAAATGGGTGTCAGGCGGCAATGAATTCCGCGTGAATGAATCCAAATGCATTGCCATGGGTGATGCGGTCTGCGAATTCGTCATTCAAAAAGAACCCATTTCCTAA
- a CDS encoding DUF4111 domain-containing protein — protein sequence MNLSPTPHSDVNEMLNILFTDVKEILQNNFIGMYLFGSLANGDFDEYSDIDVLVVTETDINNETFNALKAMHERIIKLDSPWAIQLEVSYIPQKALRHYDPTDNQHPHMDRGNDETLHIMSHDSDWVIQRHVLREHGTTLTGPDLKTLIDPVSSGNLREAVFDVLHKWLKHFLDNPQEFGRRGYQSYTVLTLCRILYTYYHGTVVSKPVAAKWAKENLGKEWTPLVESALLGRQNPGLEILPEDLNGTLDIIRYALQVMKPTPYPDVNEVLNLLHANAKEILGDQFVGMYLYGSLSSGDFNPETSDIDFLFVTGGSLSEETIAKLESMHKETWATSHKRAGELEGSYIPKDLIRKHDPNGEPCPTVNEGKFFVDQRGSDWIIQRHVIREYGIVIEGPDPKTLIDFVTPEDIRGAVMGTLIEWWFPMLDDPSWLRNGESGYRSFAVITMCRVLHALETGTITSKPKAIQWAKTKLGEPWTQLIDNAVAVANHEEQDLALDKTLNFIRFVKDKISL from the coding sequence ATGAACCTATCCCCTACTCCCCATTCTGACGTGAATGAGATGCTCAACATCTTGTTCACAGACGTCAAAGAAATTCTACAAAACAACTTCATCGGCATGTATCTTTTTGGCTCGCTCGCCAACGGTGACTTTGACGAATACAGCGATATTGACGTACTCGTCGTCACAGAGACTGATATCAACAACGAGACATTCAATGCACTGAAAGCCATGCACGAACGGATCATCAAACTCGATTCGCCCTGGGCGATCCAATTGGAAGTCTCTTATATTCCACAAAAAGCCCTGCGCCACTACGACCCAACGGATAACCAACATCCGCACATGGATAGAGGCAACGATGAAACACTTCATATCATGTCTCACGATAGTGATTGGGTCATTCAGCGACATGTGCTTAGAGAACACGGTACAACGCTCACAGGACCTGATCTCAAAACGCTCATTGACCCTGTCTCATCAGGCAATCTACGAGAAGCAGTATTTGATGTCCTACATAAATGGCTTAAACACTTTCTCGATAATCCGCAAGAATTTGGGAGGCGCGGATATCAATCGTATACCGTGTTGACTTTGTGCAGAATACTCTACACCTATTATCACGGCACGGTTGTCTCGAAACCTGTCGCGGCAAAATGGGCCAAGGAAAATCTAGGCAAAGAATGGACACCGTTGGTCGAAAGCGCTCTACTGGGAAGGCAAAATCCTGGTTTGGAAATCCTTCCTGAAGATCTAAATGGAACACTCGACATAATCCGCTACGCGCTTCAAGTGATGAAGCCAACACCGTATCCAGATGTCAACGAGGTGTTAAACCTGCTCCATGCGAACGCAAAGGAAATTCTTGGCGACCAATTCGTTGGCATGTACCTCTACGGTTCTCTCTCCAGCGGTGACTTCAACCCCGAAACCAGTGACATTGATTTTCTGTTCGTAACTGGTGGCTCGCTTTCAGAGGAAACGATTGCCAAACTTGAGTCCATGCATAAAGAGACTTGGGCAACCAGTCACAAACGCGCTGGCGAGTTGGAAGGTTCATATATCCCTAAGGATTTGATTCGTAAACACGACCCAAATGGTGAACCATGCCCAACGGTCAACGAAGGAAAGTTCTTTGTGGATCAACGTGGTAGTGACTGGATCATCCAGCGGCATGTTATCCGTGAGTACGGAATTGTGATCGAAGGCCCAGACCCAAAGACCTTGATCGATTTTGTCACGCCCGAGGATATTCGCGGCGCAGTGATGGGAACTTTGATCGAATGGTGGTTTCCCATGCTTGACGACCCTTCATGGTTACGCAATGGCGAAAGTGGATATCGTTCCTTTGCCGTCATCACCATGTGTCGCGTTTTGCACGCCTTGGAAACAGGGACGATCACATCAAAACCTAAAGCCATCCAATGGGCAAAGACAAAACTGGGTGAACCGTGGACGCAATTGATCGATAATGCTGTCGCTGTAGCAAATCACGAGGAACAAGATTTGGCATTGGACAAAACCTTGAATTTCATCCGATTTGTAAAAGATAAGATAAGTTTATAA
- the rsmA gene encoding ribosomal RNA small subunit methyltransferase A, translated as MNEIPPLDASALLRRFGLHAEKSLGQNFLQDQFALEDIVSAAEIQPTDTVLEIGPGLGSLTRYIAACAHEVIAVELDVKILAPLKVVMTPYKNVNIIHGDILKLSPQELITEKNYLVVANIPYYITSAVIRHLLESDNKPRRIVLTIQKEVAERICAKPGDMSLLALSVQVYGKPRIAARIPASAFFPAPKVDSAVLCIDIYPSPLIQPELLNTFFKLTKAGFSQKRKTLRNSLSSGLHISPPNAEELLAKANINPMRRAETLSIEEWETLCKLYK; from the coding sequence ATGAATGAAATCCCCCCGCTCGATGCATCTGCGTTACTTAGACGATTCGGTTTACATGCCGAAAAAAGTCTCGGTCAAAATTTTTTACAAGATCAATTTGCGCTCGAAGATATTGTCTCTGCCGCCGAAATACAGCCAACAGATACCGTCCTGGAGATCGGCCCCGGCCTCGGGAGTTTAACACGTTACATTGCCGCCTGTGCCCACGAGGTAATCGCGGTCGAACTGGATGTGAAAATACTCGCACCGCTCAAAGTGGTCATGACGCCATATAAAAATGTCAACATCATCCATGGCGACATATTGAAATTATCCCCACAGGAATTGATCACAGAAAAAAACTATCTCGTTGTCGCCAACATCCCCTATTACATTACGTCGGCTGTGATCCGTCATCTACTTGAAAGCGACAACAAACCACGCCGCATCGTACTCACCATTCAAAAGGAAGTCGCTGAGCGCATCTGCGCCAAGCCAGGGGATATGAGTCTGTTGGCGTTGAGTGTCCAAGTCTACGGAAAGCCACGCATCGCGGCACGCATCCCAGCCAGCGCGTTCTTCCCTGCCCCCAAAGTGGACTCTGCGGTGCTGTGCATTGACATTTATCCATCACCTTTGATTCAGCCAGAACTGCTCAATACATTCTTCAAATTAACCAAGGCGGGATTCAGCCAGAAACGCAAAACTCTACGCAACTCGCTTTCATCAGGCCTGCACATCTCCCCACCCAATGCTGAAGAACTACTCGCGAAAGCGAACATCAATCCAATGCGTCGCGCAGAAACATTGAGCATTGAAGAATGGGAAACGCTCTGTAAACTCTACAAATAA
- a CDS encoding response regulator codes for MAEAKHKILIVEDDLDVAEMLNAYFRVQGYEVFTVNWGEDGVRAGQTILPELVILDIRLPDIDGYEVARRLRADRRTQEIPIIFLTEKRERVDRLQGFEVGADDYITKPFDVQELRLRVRNALKRISQGSLTNPVSGLPEGPLVEEKLSDAIHKSGWALLHISISHLDSFREAYGFVASDDVLRAISLMIHNTIKETGSNEDFLGHLSPTDFVIIMTPANMTAFRDRIHSRLEQSLDYFYPIKDREQASKRPDRLSVKVSEVPSVFGKYSSVDQLKKELLSKHS; via the coding sequence GTGGCAGAAGCCAAACATAAGATCCTGATCGTTGAAGATGACCTTGATGTAGCGGAGATGTTGAACGCATATTTCCGCGTTCAGGGATATGAAGTGTTCACTGTCAACTGGGGTGAAGATGGTGTACGTGCCGGCCAGACTATTTTGCCTGAGCTGGTTATTTTAGATATTCGCCTTCCTGATATTGATGGTTATGAGGTAGCGCGTCGTTTGCGCGCTGATCGTCGTACGCAGGAAATCCCCATTATCTTCTTAACGGAAAAACGTGAGCGTGTAGATCGTCTGCAAGGATTTGAAGTCGGCGCAGATGATTACATTACCAAACCTTTCGACGTGCAGGAACTCCGCCTGCGCGTTCGCAATGCCCTTAAGCGTATCAGCCAAGGGTCGTTGACCAATCCTGTCAGTGGATTGCCGGAAGGCCCTTTGGTCGAGGAAAAACTATCGGATGCCATCCACAAAAGCGGATGGGCACTGCTTCATATTTCGATCAGTCATCTCGATTCTTTCCGTGAAGCATATGGATTTGTTGCTTCTGACGATGTGTTACGCGCCATCAGCTTAATGATTCACAATACGATCAAAGAAACCGGCTCGAACGAAGATTTCCTTGGGCATTTGAGCCCGACAGATTTTGTCATCATTATGACCCCCGCGAACATGACAGCATTTCGTGATCGCATTCATTCTCGACTTGAACAATCACTGGATTATTTTTATCCTATCAAGGATCGTGAGCAGGCATCCAAGCGACCGGATCGCCTTTCGGTTAAGGTCTCTGAAGTGCCATCTGTGTTTGGTAAATATTCCAGCGTAGATCAATTAAAGAAAGAGTTGTTGAGCAAGCATTCGTGA
- a CDS encoding ABC-F family ATP-binding cassette domain-containing protein, whose protein sequence is MLTAHHIHKTYGIQPILQDISFSVNTNERVGLIGPNGCGKTTLMRILAGLEQPDSGTVASTRPNLRIGYLAQGMEFDPEATLQSTLSLNPVSQADLESEITSLAHALSANPNDSDLQVKYDATIEQLSSVNRHPSTVLGPLGLADIPLDTPVKHLSGGQKTRLMLARVLLEEPNLLLLDEPTNHLDIEMLEWLEDWLNRFQGAALIVSHDRAFLDNTVTSILDLNPKTHSIRVYTGNYSDYIEQYLREQDKQLAAYRDQEYEIRRMKQDIARTKEQARHVEITTTPRTPGVRRYAKKVAKKALAREKKLDRYLDSDERVEKPKPSWQIKLEFEASDVQSKNVLVTDNLTIGYAIDKPLLENLNLHIRAGQRIGLTGSNGTGKTTLIRTIAGKLRPLAGNLKLGQTVKLGYMSQEQELLNPNFNALQTIQSIATMNETEARNFLHYFLFKGDDALRPTSELSFGERARLQLGMLIAQGCTFLLLDEPINHLDIPSRARFEEALTNFNGTILAVVHDRYFLERFASDIWTVKDGRIETK, encoded by the coding sequence ATGCTTACCGCACATCACATCCACAAAACATACGGCATCCAGCCCATCCTGCAAGACATCTCCTTCAGCGTTAATACCAACGAGCGCGTCGGCCTGATCGGTCCCAATGGCTGTGGCAAAACCACCCTCATGCGCATCCTCGCTGGCCTCGAACAGCCCGATTCTGGGACTGTCGCTTCGACGCGCCCGAATCTCAGAATAGGCTATCTCGCCCAAGGAATGGAATTCGACCCTGAAGCAACGCTTCAATCTACCCTCAGCCTGAATCCCGTTTCTCAAGCGGACCTCGAATCTGAGATCACATCCCTCGCCCACGCTTTATCCGCCAACCCAAACGATTCAGACCTTCAAGTGAAATACGACGCTACGATTGAACAGCTTTCTTCGGTCAACCGACATCCATCCACGGTCTTGGGCCCACTTGGCCTTGCAGATATTCCCCTCGACACCCCCGTCAAACACCTCAGCGGCGGACAAAAGACTCGTCTCATGCTGGCACGTGTCCTATTGGAAGAACCGAATCTCCTCTTGCTCGATGAACCCACCAATCATCTCGATATTGAAATGCTCGAGTGGCTTGAAGACTGGCTCAACCGTTTTCAAGGCGCGGCACTTATCGTCTCGCATGACCGCGCATTTCTCGACAACACGGTCACATCGATTCTGGATCTAAATCCCAAGACCCACTCCATCCGTGTGTACACAGGGAACTATTCCGATTACATCGAACAATACCTCAGAGAGCAGGATAAACAACTTGCCGCATATCGCGATCAAGAGTATGAGATCCGCCGCATGAAACAAGACATTGCGCGCACAAAGGAACAAGCGCGACACGTGGAGATCACAACAACGCCGCGCACACCCGGTGTGCGACGATATGCGAAGAAAGTCGCAAAGAAAGCTTTAGCACGCGAGAAAAAACTGGATCGTTATCTTGACTCAGATGAGCGCGTGGAGAAGCCAAAACCGTCATGGCAAATAAAACTTGAATTCGAAGCAAGTGATGTTCAAAGCAAAAACGTATTGGTCACCGATAACCTCACAATTGGCTACGCGATAGACAAACCGCTTCTCGAAAACCTCAATCTCCATATCCGTGCGGGACAACGCATCGGCCTCACCGGCTCAAACGGGACAGGCAAGACGACTCTAATCCGCACCATCGCAGGGAAACTGCGTCCACTGGCGGGCAACCTGAAGTTAGGTCAGACCGTCAAGTTGGGATACATGAGTCAAGAACAGGAGTTACTCAATCCAAATTTCAATGCGTTGCAAACCATCCAGAGTATCGCAACGATGAACGAAACTGAAGCACGCAACTTCCTGCATTACTTCCTCTTCAAAGGTGATGATGCGTTACGCCCCACGTCGGAACTTTCGTTTGGTGAACGCGCCCGTCTGCAATTGGGAATGCTCATTGCACAGGGATGCACATTCCTGTTGCTCGACGAACCCATCAACCATCTCGACATCCCCTCGCGTGCCCGCTTTGAAGAAGCGCTCACCAATTTCAATGGGACGATCCTTGCCGTTGTCCATGACCGCTACTTCCTCGAACGCTTCGCATCCGATATATGGACTGTGAAGGATGGAAGAATTGAAACAAAATAG
- a CDS encoding LCP family protein, which produces MSRFEKFSLRFLSIVAVLLAGAFFWLYQTKWSKPLGPVLQIPHTPIPTAFGLPPTWTPNPHDDTPLSTLVPASVSTTLSTPGPIKKTIGVCGAASPMFILAVGSDQRADSYLYGLADVIRLIRVDFVNPKVTVLEIPRDLWVEIPDIADNLKGQDHEKLNQAYLYGNPGMGYTKDPAGGPGLLARTLTLNFGTEIDHYAAVNMRTFEKIVNAVDGIDVTLPETVDGRTAEDKASRLLFLQGTHHLNGAQALTLARIRIEGVFSRADNQDRVLCALRDKLTSPEVVTKIPDLIQSFQGAIQTSLSPQEISQLACLGTQLDPQNIIFTSFPQQLFEQGRTYDPLFKKYIFTWDVDYDILREYIQQFNSGKWPSAVAAQTEPQQKGETVICQ; this is translated from the coding sequence ATGAGCCGCTTCGAAAAATTCTCTCTTCGATTTCTTTCGATCGTTGCGGTACTCCTTGCAGGCGCTTTCTTTTGGCTTTACCAAACAAAGTGGAGCAAGCCGCTTGGACCTGTGCTTCAAATTCCACATACGCCAATTCCTACTGCCTTCGGACTTCCTCCCACGTGGACTCCGAATCCACACGATGATACGCCTCTTTCCACGCTCGTGCCTGCTTCTGTTTCGACAACATTATCCACACCTGGACCGATCAAGAAAACCATCGGCGTCTGTGGAGCGGCCTCGCCCATGTTTATCCTTGCCGTCGGCAGTGACCAACGTGCAGATAGTTACCTCTACGGCCTGGCAGATGTCATCCGTCTCATCCGCGTGGACTTTGTAAATCCCAAAGTCACTGTGTTGGAAATTCCACGAGACCTGTGGGTAGAGATCCCAGACATCGCAGACAATCTCAAAGGGCAGGATCACGAAAAACTCAATCAAGCCTACCTCTATGGTAACCCCGGCATGGGCTATACAAAAGACCCCGCGGGAGGCCCCGGTCTGTTGGCGCGGACACTGACTCTCAACTTCGGCACAGAGATAGACCACTACGCCGCTGTCAACATGCGCACCTTCGAAAAGATCGTCAACGCCGTAGATGGCATTGACGTGACACTGCCCGAAACGGTGGACGGCCGCACGGCAGAGGACAAAGCTAGCCGTTTGTTGTTCCTGCAAGGTACACACCATCTAAATGGCGCACAGGCGCTCACCCTTGCACGTATTCGCATTGAGGGGGTATTTTCCCGCGCCGACAACCAGGACCGCGTCCTGTGCGCGTTACGTGATAAACTCACCAGCCCAGAGGTTGTGACCAAGATCCCTGATCTGATCCAATCATTTCAAGGCGCGATCCAAACATCCCTCAGCCCGCAAGAGATCAGTCAACTGGCATGCTTGGGCACACAACTCGACCCACAGAACATCATCTTTACGAGCTTCCCGCAACAACTCTTTGAACAGGGTCGCACATACGATCCGCTCTTCAAAAAATATATCTTTACATGGGATGTGGATTACGATATTCTGCGCGAATACATTCAACAATTCAATAGTGGCAAATGGCCATCGGCTGTTGCCGCACAAACCGAACCACAGCAAAAAGGAGAAACCGTCATTTGCCAATGA
- a CDS encoding polyprenol monophosphomannose synthase yields MKITIVLPTYNEAENLPKLVSALFSLPLELSLLVVDDNSPDGTGQIAEDLSKEHPGRIYILHRAGKLGLRSAYLEGFAKAFETGADVVVQMDADFSHAPAVLVEMAKRIESYDVVIGSRYTKGGSLDQNWPLWRKALSAFGNTYARTILNFPLRDVTTGYRMWRRQVLEKMPLDRIRSNGYVFLVEMAYVAYLMGFKIVETPIHFSDRRWGKSKMSLKIQMEAATRIWDVRWHYRDLRDARRIK; encoded by the coding sequence GTGAAGATCACCATCGTTTTACCAACATATAACGAAGCGGAGAACCTACCCAAACTGGTCTCCGCTTTATTTTCGTTACCACTGGAACTGTCCCTTTTGGTTGTGGATGATAACAGTCCAGATGGCACCGGTCAGATCGCCGAGGATTTGTCGAAAGAACATCCCGGGCGGATTTATATTCTCCATCGTGCAGGGAAGCTGGGATTAAGATCAGCGTATCTGGAAGGGTTTGCCAAGGCTTTCGAAACAGGAGCAGATGTCGTGGTCCAGATGGATGCGGACTTTTCCCATGCCCCGGCTGTTTTGGTGGAGATGGCAAAGCGCATCGAATCCTATGACGTGGTGATTGGGTCCCGTTATACAAAAGGTGGTTCCCTCGATCAAAATTGGCCTCTCTGGCGAAAAGCATTATCAGCATTTGGCAACACCTATGCACGGACCATCCTCAACTTTCCGTTGCGCGATGTAACAACTGGTTACCGCATGTGGAGACGGCAGGTGTTGGAGAAGATGCCGTTGGATCGTATTCGCTCGAACGGATATGTGTTTTTGGTAGAGATGGCGTATGTAGCCTATCTGATGGGATTCAAGATCGTTGAGACGCCCATTCATTTTTCAGATCGGCGCTGGGGAAAATCGAAGATGTCTTTGAAAATTCAAATGGAAGCTGCAACACGGATATGGGACGTTCGCTGGCATTACCGTGACTTGCGAGATGCCAGACGTATAAAATAG
- a CDS encoding antibiotic biosynthesis monooxygenase, translating into MTITRISEFQANPGLTDSLRNFLISIMPLIKSSQGCEAVTLYQSHEDSTKFTIIEVWESIELHQMSAKNIPAEKLVEIRPLLASAPSGGYFNQVENQ; encoded by the coding sequence ATGACCATTACCCGCATCAGCGAATTTCAAGCCAATCCCGGGCTGACCGACTCGCTACGCAACTTTCTTATCTCCATTATGCCGTTGATCAAATCATCACAGGGATGCGAGGCGGTCACGCTCTATCAATCCCATGAGGACTCGACAAAGTTCACCATAATCGAAGTGTGGGAGAGCATTGAATTACATCAAATGTCTGCCAAGAACATCCCAGCCGAAAAGCTGGTTGAGATCAGGCCATTACTCGCGTCCGCGCCGAGTGGAGGGTATTTCAATCAGGTAGAAAACCAGTGA
- a CDS encoding DUF348 domain-containing protein → MRFNHYLVWAFALFLFACQPVAQPAVTIIDNDKTTTLQTDERVPSAILAQAGITLNANDRILSNGLSIQPELPITSYPITIQIRRAVALTLVTPSGQQQIQSSAFTVAEVLAEVPYQLQAKGQVVPSLGSPVENGMTITITSPRVLNISVDGRILQVQSSARTVGEALTEAGIPLLGLDHAIPSENEALPSDGNIKVVRVTESVILAQKSIPFETETVASSEIALDQTQILEPGENGISIQRVRVRYEDGAEVSRVTEEETLVRPPKIRKLAYGTKVEIKTATVNGVQIEYWRAVQMYATSYSPCNIGTSTCGSTTASGKQLQKGMVALRTDLYFALKGQALFIPGYGFATVEDACGGCVGKPWIDLGFTDADYEPWHEVVTVYFLAPAPAYVPPIE, encoded by the coding sequence ATGAGATTCAATCATTATCTGGTTTGGGCATTTGCGTTATTTCTTTTCGCCTGCCAACCAGTCGCCCAACCTGCCGTCACGATCATTGACAATGATAAAACTACCACGCTTCAAACAGACGAGCGTGTCCCTTCGGCGATTCTCGCGCAGGCAGGGATAACGCTCAATGCCAATGACCGTATCCTCTCCAATGGGTTATCGATTCAACCTGAATTACCAATTACCAGTTACCCTATCACCATTCAAATCCGCCGTGCGGTAGCATTGACTCTTGTCACACCCAGTGGACAACAACAGATTCAGTCGTCCGCGTTTACGGTTGCAGAAGTATTGGCAGAAGTACCGTATCAGTTACAAGCAAAGGGCCAAGTTGTTCCATCGTTGGGTTCGCCTGTTGAAAACGGAATGACGATCACAATCACTTCCCCTCGCGTACTAAACATCAGCGTGGATGGAAGAATCTTACAGGTTCAATCGTCCGCGCGGACAGTTGGGGAAGCATTGACCGAAGCGGGGATTCCGCTTCTCGGACTGGACCATGCCATCCCTTCGGAGAATGAGGCGTTGCCGTCCGATGGCAATATCAAAGTGGTACGAGTCACAGAGTCGGTCATCCTCGCGCAAAAGTCCATCCCGTTTGAAACAGAGACAGTTGCCTCATCAGAGATCGCGCTCGACCAAACACAGATCCTTGAGCCCGGTGAAAATGGCATCTCGATACAACGTGTGCGTGTCCGTTATGAAGACGGCGCTGAAGTTTCGCGCGTGACCGAAGAGGAAACGCTTGTGCGCCCGCCAAAGATACGCAAGCTTGCCTACGGCACAAAGGTGGAAATAAAAACTGCAACGGTGAACGGCGTGCAGATCGAATACTGGCGCGCGGTGCAGATGTATGCCACATCGTATTCACCATGCAACATCGGCACAAGCACATGCGGCTCCACAACCGCAAGCGGGAAGCAACTTCAAAAAGGTATGGTCGCATTGCGAACCGATCTGTATTTTGCGTTGAAAGGTCAAGCGCTGTTTATCCCCGGTTATGGCTTCGCCACTGTGGAAGATGCATGTGGTGGCTGTGTGGGCAAGCCGTGGATCGATCTAGGTTTCACTGACGCCGATTACGAACCCTGGCATGAAGTGGTCACAGTGTACTTCCTCGCGCCCGCACCTGCGTACGTCCCCCCCATCGAATAA
- a CDS encoding L,D-transpeptidase, with protein MKKIFFVFVGIAISASLATNWIIARAQSDEPASGTVVCAPDVYVVMPEDCLVSGPSAYVTELAKQGLTIPPRPLRFNKPDFELTKLPYFYFRLDDGDVSAVSGPAGSPTGQIFPTGFVYVSYVDRVDTGKGIFYLLQSGAWIPGKGSRIGEFSTFQGLEFKSTPHNSFAWPLPFYTDSVPVRSAPGYNTPLTDRILYPYVDIVQVYDTQSADGVDWDMIGPGQWVEARILAKVTPKTTSPEGVANGRWIDVDLAEQTLAVYDNNQLVFATVIASGLEPFYTRPGLFQIYEKKETETMRNGDLTDFYYLDNVPWTMYFDKARALHGAYWRTRFGYPQSHGCVNLSVGDSHWLFNWANVGDYVFVYDTTGLTPTDPALYKDWAY; from the coding sequence ATGAAAAAGATATTTTTTGTTTTTGTTGGTATTGCGATCTCTGCCAGCCTTGCTACAAATTGGATCATTGCTCGAGCACAAAGCGACGAACCAGCAAGCGGCACAGTAGTTTGTGCGCCAGATGTGTATGTTGTAATGCCAGAGGATTGTCTTGTCAGTGGGCCATCGGCCTATGTGACCGAATTGGCAAAACAGGGATTAACCATCCCACCACGTCCTTTACGCTTTAACAAGCCTGATTTTGAATTGACAAAGCTCCCCTATTTTTACTTTCGCCTCGATGATGGCGATGTGTCTGCTGTATCAGGCCCGGCAGGTTCACCTACTGGACAAATTTTTCCTACCGGCTTTGTGTATGTCTCCTATGTAGACAGAGTAGATACTGGCAAAGGGATTTTCTATCTGCTCCAATCTGGCGCATGGATACCGGGCAAAGGCTCACGGATAGGGGAATTTTCAACATTCCAAGGGTTGGAGTTTAAATCCACGCCGCATAATTCTTTTGCATGGCCATTGCCGTTCTATACAGATAGTGTTCCTGTTCGAAGCGCTCCCGGATATAACACCCCACTAACAGACAGAATTCTTTACCCCTATGTTGATATCGTGCAAGTGTATGATACCCAGTCTGCTGACGGCGTGGATTGGGACATGATCGGCCCCGGTCAATGGGTGGAGGCACGCATCCTTGCTAAAGTAACACCAAAAACAACTTCCCCAGAGGGAGTAGCAAATGGCCGTTGGATCGATGTTGATCTCGCCGAACAAACATTGGCAGTCTACGATAACAACCAACTCGTCTTCGCAACTGTGATTGCCAGTGGATTGGAACCGTTCTATACACGCCCCGGGCTGTTTCAGATCTATGAGAAAAAAGAAACTGAAACCATGAGGAACGGCGACCTGACAGATTTTTATTATCTCGACAATGTACCCTGGACAATGTACTTCGATAAAGCACGCGCGTTGCATGGCGCGTATTGGCGCACCCGATTTGGATATCCACAATCACATGGATGCGTAAATTTATCAGTGGGCGATTCACACTGGTTGTTTAACTGGGCCAATGTTGGAGACTATGTTTTTGTTTATGACACAACTGGATTAACCCCCACCGATCCAGCCTTGTATAAGGATTGGGCGTATTGA
- a CDS encoding roadblock/LC7 domain-containing protein yields the protein MVDRLRELQASSPDIEASAVVSVDGLSIASALPQGVEEDRVSAMSAAMLSLGERIATELGRGSLEQVYIKGEKGYVVLMSVGEEAVLTALAREQAKLGLIFLDMRRATEDLAKLI from the coding sequence ATGGTTGATCGTCTTCGGGAGTTACAGGCATCATCACCCGATATTGAGGCGTCCGCAGTCGTTAGTGTGGATGGTCTTAGCATTGCATCTGCATTGCCTCAAGGTGTAGAAGAAGACCGCGTATCGGCGATGTCTGCGGCAATGCTATCCCTTGGCGAACGCATCGCAACGGAACTCGGTAGGGGCTCACTGGAACAAGTGTATATCAAAGGGGAAAAGGGATATGTAGTATTGATGTCGGTGGGTGAGGAAGCAGTTCTTACCGCATTGGCCCGTGAACAAGCAAAACTAGGCTTGATCTTCCTGGATATGAGACGTGCCACTGAAGATCTCGCAAAACTGATCTAA